A single genomic interval of Rhodospirillaceae bacterium harbors:
- a CDS encoding competence/damage-inducible protein A encodes MIASKNPTACVLIIGNEILSGRTKDVNLNFIATRLTELGIRLMEARVIPDASDVIVDTVNNCRGRYDYVFTTGGIGPTHDDITADCIAKAFGVGLVKHPEARRLIAEMCEKNGVELNEARLRMANVPEGGILVKNPVSGAPGFKMENVFVLAGVPRIMRDMFAGCEIHLEGGKKIKSRTVVAYLAEGVIAEPLRDLQARYEDVEMGSYPFYTDGKFGTNLVLRSDNDLSLSDAAKKAAELVRSLGADPEFE; translated from the coding sequence ATGATTGCTAGTAAGAATCCAACTGCATGTGTACTGATTATTGGGAATGAAATTCTTTCGGGGCGGACAAAGGATGTGAATCTTAATTTCATTGCCACCCGGTTGACCGAATTGGGAATACGATTAATGGAGGCTAGAGTTATCCCGGATGCATCAGATGTGATTGTAGACACAGTGAATAATTGCCGGGGCCGATATGATTATGTGTTCACTACTGGCGGTATAGGGCCAACCCATGACGATATCACTGCGGATTGCATTGCCAAGGCTTTTGGAGTGGGGCTGGTGAAACATCCTGAGGCAAGACGATTAATAGCAGAAATGTGCGAAAAAAATGGTGTCGAGCTGAATGAGGCACGTTTGAGAATGGCAAATGTCCCTGAGGGTGGGATATTAGTCAAAAATCCGGTTTCGGGGGCCCCAGGCTTTAAGATGGAGAATGTGTTTGTGCTGGCAGGTGTCCCAAGGATCATGCGAGATATGTTTGCTGGATGCGAGATTCATCTAGAGGGTGGGAAAAAAATTAAGAGCCGAACAGTAGTGGCTTATCTTGCTGAAGGTGTTATTGCTGAGCCCTTACGAGATCTTCAAGCTCGTTATGAAGACGTTGAAATGGGTAGTTACCCTTTTTACACTGATGGAAAATTTGGAACGAATTTGGTTCTACGCAGTGATAATGATCTTAGCTTATCGGATGCTGCAAAAAAGGCGGCAGAACTGGTTCGTAGTCTGGGTGCTGATCCAGAGTTCGAGTGA
- a CDS encoding GTP 3',8-cyclase MoaA, whose translation MIDPHGRPINYLRVSVTDRCDFRCVYCMAENMTFLPKADVLSLEEIDRLCSAFVELGVKKLRLTGGEPLVRKNIMSLIRNLSRHLQTGQLDELTLTTNGSQLPKYSEELFDCGVRRINVSCDTLDPEQFAKITRWGNLQQVFNGVEAAKKAGLKVKINAVALKGSNETEFDNMIKWCGDNGFDLTLIETMPMGEISGDRNDQYLPLSIVRSRLRKNWTLTDIDYQTGGPARYMRIEETGQRLGFITPLTHNFCESCNRVRLTCTGTLYMCLGQDDSADLRSPLRKSTDETALIEAINEAISRKPKGHDFIIDRRTSSPAVERHMSVTGG comes from the coding sequence ATGATTGATCCTCACGGCAGACCTATAAACTATCTCCGAGTATCGGTAACAGATCGTTGCGATTTTCGCTGTGTATACTGCATGGCTGAAAACATGACCTTTCTACCGAAGGCCGATGTACTCTCNTTGGAAGAAATAGACAGATTATGTTCTGCTTTTGTCGAGCTTGGCGTAAAAAAGCTACGTTTGACCGGGGGAGAGCCTCTAGTAAGAAAAAACATAATGTCTTTAATTCGAAATTTGAGTCGCCACCTGCAAACTGGGCAGTTGGACGAGTTGACTCTAACTACCAATGGTAGCCAGCTCCCGAAGTACTCTGAAGAACTGTTTGATTGTGGGGTCCGTCGCATTAACGTATCTTGCGATACCCTAGATCCAGAGCAATTCGCAAAAATCACCCGATGGGGAAATCTTCAACAGGTGTTTAATGGAGTTGAAGCGGCGAAAAAGGCAGGACTAAAGGTTAAAATTAATGCCGTCGCTCTCAAGGGATCGAACGAAACAGAATTTGATAATATGATTAAGTGGTGTGGCGACAATGGCTTTGATCTCACCCTAATAGAAACCATGCCAATGGGGGAAATATCTGGCGATCGGAATGACCAATATTTGCCTCTCTCTATCGTACGAAGCCGTCTACGGAAAAACTGGACCCTCACCGATATTGACTATCAAACAGGTGGCCCGGCAAGATACATGCGTATTGAGGAAACGGGACAGCGGCTTGGCTTTATAACACCACTGACCCATAACTTTTGCGAGTCATGCAATCGCGTGCGGCTGACATGCACCGGAACGCTCTATATGTGCCTAGGCCAAGATGACTCAGCTGACTTGCGGAGCCCTCTGCGAAAAAGTACAGATGAGACNGCACTAATCGAGGCTATAAATGAAGCTATATCCCGCAAACCAAAAGGTCATGATTTTATTATAGACCGGAGAACATCGTCACCTGCAGTTGAGCGTCATATGAGTGTGACAGGTGGATAG
- a CDS encoding DNA/RNA nuclease SfsA, translating into MEFVEPLVQATLLKRYKRFLADIEFPSGEIVTAHVANPGAMTGLKEPGSEVWVSPAQNPSRKLRWSWELIRIGDSLVGINTNHPNSIVAESINNNKIQALSGYHSLRREVKYGESSRIDILLEKSSGEKCFVEIKNVHLKRGKSAEFPDSVTTRGAKHLRELSNMVKLGHRAVMVYLVQREDCATFKIAKDIDPEYHNAFIKATSSGVEHLCYSCRLTTKAICLDRRIRLIR; encoded by the coding sequence ATGGAATTTGTGGAACCGTTAGTCCAGGCGACCTTATTGAAACGCTACAAACGCTTTTTGGCCGATATTGAGTTTCCTTCAGGGGAAATCGTCACAGCGCACGTTGCTAACCCCGGAGCAATGACAGGACTGAAAGAACCAGGGTCCGAAGTCTGGGTATCTCCTGCCCAAAATCCTTCTCGGAAATTGCGATGGTCTTGGGAGTTGATTAGAATCGGAGATTCACTAGTCGGAATAAATACAAATCATCCAAACAGCATAGTGGCTGAATCTATTAATAATAATAAAATACAGGCGTTGTCTGGTTACCACAGCCTTCGAAGAGAAGTAAAATATGGAGAATCCTCTCGCATAGATATTCTTCTCGAGAAATCCAGCGGAGAAAAATGCTTTGTAGAAATTAAAAATGTTCACCTTAAACGAGGAAAAAGTGCCGAGTTTCCTGACTCAGTAACAACCCGTGGAGCAAAGCATTTAAGAGAGTTATCTAATATGGTGAAACTTGGCCACCGGGCCGTGATGGTGTATCTCGTGCAAAGAGAGGATTGTGCAACCTTTAAGATTGCTAAAGATATTGATCCCGAGTACCACAATGCTTTTATTAAAGCAACAAGCAGTGGTGTGGAACACTTGTGTTATTCATGTCGTTTAACTACTAAAGCAATCTGCCTTGACAGGAGAATAAGACTGATACGTTAG
- the map gene encoding type I methionyl aminopeptidase has translation MIKEKNKIFSDGREVKLHSESDFISMEKAGALAAEVLDFITPHVQPGITTDALDSLCHEFIVDRDAVPAPLNYRGFPKSICTSLNHVVCHGIPGNKKLRDGDIINIDITVILKGWHGDSSRMFLVGKVPLKARRLVEITYEAMMRGIEVVRPGATLGDIGHAIQVFAEKHRYSVVRDFCGHGIGQVFHDAPSVLHYGKEGDGMELAEGMFFTIEPMINQGKLDVKILEDGWTAVTRDRSLSAQFEHSLGVTKNGHKIFTLSPKGYHCPPY, from the coding sequence ATGATTAAAGAAAAAAACAAGATTTTCTCGGATGGCCGTGAGGTAAAACTCCACTCTGAAAGCGATTTTATTTCAATGGAAAAAGCTGGGGCTCTGGCGGCCGAAGTTTTAGATTTTATCACACCGCATGTGCAACCAGGCATCACCACAGATGCACTGGATTCTTTATGCCACGAATTCATAGTTGACAGAGATGCGGTACCAGCCCCACTCAACTATAGGGGATTCCCCAAATCAATATGTACCTCACTCAATCATGTTGTATGCCATGGCATCCCTGGGAACAAGAAATTAAGAGATGGAGATATCATCAATATTGATATTACCGTCATCTTAAAAGGATGGCATGGCGACTCCAGCCGAATGTTTCTCGTGGGCAAGGTTCCGCTTAAGGCACGTCGGCTCGTGGAAATTACGTATGAAGCCATGATGAGGGGCATAGAAGTAGTTAGACCAGGAGCTACCCTGGGGGATATTGGACACGCAATTCAGGTTTTTGCCGAAAAACATCGATATTCGGTCGTGCGAGACTTCTGTGGACATGGAATAGGACAGGTATTCCATGACGCACCCAGTGTTCTGCACTATGGGAAAGAGGGAGACGGCATGGAGCTTGCAGAGGGAATGTTTTTTACAATCGAACCAATGATTAATCAGGGAAAGCTCGACGTAAAAATCTTAGAAGACGGATGGACGGCAGTGACTCGCGATCGGTCTTTATCGGCCCAATTTGAGCATTCCCTTGGCGTCACCAAAAATGGCCATAAAATTTTTACCTTATCACCTAAAGGATACCATTGCCCACCGTACTAA
- a CDS encoding ABC transporter substrate-binding protein, producing the protein MKRRAFIKTGARIGAGIAAAGLAAPAISQNRVRWKMVTAWPKNFPALGTGTQRIADSIKQMSDGRMEVKVYGAGELVPAFEVFDAVREGVAEVGHDAPYYWLAKHSAMNFFCSIPGGLTAQEHVAWIQFGGGQQLWDELYAGFGLKPLLAGSGGSNVGGWFTKEILSLADFKGLRIRMPGLGGEVMARLGAVPVNLPGAEILPALQTGAIDAADWIAPYNDLAFGFHKVADFYYAPGVLEPGPALALTINKEAFEALPNDLQQXVKSAAGDETFRSWSEMTVGNAKALRALVNKHKVNLRKFPAEVYDAMLKAGAEVARETAYKDPLTFKVYENWLEYKELSMELAPITELGFMSLRDSQR; encoded by the coding sequence ATGAAGAGACGCGCTTTTATTAAAACTGGAGCTAGGATTGGCGCGGGTATAGCGGCTGCTGGGTTGGCAGCCCCAGCCATTTCCCAGAATCGTGTTCGCTGGAAAATGGTAACGGCCTGGCCCAAAAATTTTCCTGCCCTTGGCACGGGGACCCAGAGAATTGCTGATTCTATAAAACAGATGTCGGATGGTCGGATGGAGGTAAAGGTTTATGGTGCGGGGGAGTTGGTTCCCGCCTTTGAGGTCTTTGACGCGGTACGGGAAGGAGTTGCCGAGGTTGGTCATGACGCTCCCTATTATTGGTTAGCAAAACATTCGGCCATGAACTTCTTTTGCTCTATCCCAGGAGGTTTAACTGCCCAAGAACATGTTGCATGGATCCAGTTTGGTGGTGGTCAGCAGCTATGGGATGAGCTTTATGCCGGATTTGGACTCAAACCACTGTTAGCGGGCAGTGGTGGGTCGAATGTAGGAGGTTGGTTTACGAAGGAAATATTGAGTCTAGCGGACTTTAAGGGTTTACGGATTCGTATGCCTGGTTTGGGTGGCGAGGTCATGGCCCGCCTTGGTGCGGTGCCGGTAAATCTTCCTGGGGCCGAAATTTTGCCTGCTTTACAGACTGGTGCAATTGACGCTGCTGACTGGATTGCTCCCTACAATGACCTCGCTTTTGGGTTCCACAAAGTTGCCGATTTTTATTATGCACCTGGAGTTTTAGAGCCCGGCCCCGCCCTTGCTTTGACCATTAACAAGGAGGCCTTTGAGGCTTTGCCAAATGACCTGCAGCAGATNGTAAAAAGTGCCGCAGGTGACGAAACATTCCGTTCGTGGAGTGAGATGACTGTCGGCAATGCTAAAGCACTGCGGGCGCTTGTAAATAAGCATAAGGTAAATCTTCGAAAGTTCCCGGCAGAGGTGTATGATGCAATGCTAAAAGCAGGTGCGGAAGTAGCACGTGAGACCGCTTACAAAGATCCTTTGACTTTTAAGGTTTATGAAAATTGGTTGGAATACAAAGAGTTGTCGATGGAACTGGCTCCGATTACGGAATTAGGTTTCATGTCGCTGCGTGACTCCCAAAGATAA
- a CDS encoding enoyl-CoA hydratase, whose translation MSKTVIQEISGSVSQITLNRPESLNAIDHVLASELREEILSAEMNKEVRCVVLKGAGPAFMAGGDIRAFSERIGNGVDRYMLDLTHDLHDAIIAIRRMPKPVLASVHGAAAGAGFSIAMACDMIIAAENSTFTLAYSMLGVSPDGSSTHSLPRLIGYHQAMELVLLSDRFGTEKAKELGLINFVTAPENLESETMTLAERLGNGPTAAYGKAKSLLNKSLERGISDQLEAEAQGIMESSRTKDFVEGVDAFLNKRRPQFTGE comes from the coding sequence ATGTCCAAAACGGTTATACAAGAAATTAGCGGTTCCGTGTCTCAAATAACTCTGAATCGTCCCGAGTCCCTCAATGCAATAGACCATGTTCTTGCCTCAGAATTAAGAGAGGAAATATTGTCGGCCGAAATGAATAAAGAAGTTCGCTGCGTAGTTCTAAAGGGAGCAGGGCCTGCCTTCATGGCTGGAGGAGATATACGGGCCTTCAGTGAGCGAATAGGAAATGGTGTGGACCGGTATATGTTGGATCTTACTCACGATCTTCATGATGCCATAATAGCGATTAGAAGAATGCCAAAGCCTGTCCTAGCGAGTGTACATGGTGCTGCTGCCGGCGCTGGTTTTTCCATCGCCATGGCCTGCGATATGATTATAGCCGCCGAGAACTCGACTTTTACGCTAGCATATTCAATGCTGGGAGTGAGTCCAGATGGATCCTCAACACATTCCCTTCCAAGGCTAATTGGTTATCATCAGGCAATGGAACTTGTTCTACTCAGCGATCGATTTGGTACTGAGAAAGCTAAAGAACTCGGCCTTATCAACTTTGTTACAGCTCCTGAGAACCTAGAGAGTGAAACCATGACCCTGGCCGAACGCCTCGGGAACGGGCCAACGGCGGCTTATGGTAAAGCCAAATCTTTGCTAAATAAGTCACTAGAAAGGGGCATTAGTGACCAACTTGAGGCTGAGGCACAAGGCATAATGGAAAGTTCACGAACAAAAGATTTTGTGGAAGGCGTGGACGCATTTTTAAATAAACGGCGACCGCAATTCACTGGGGAATGA
- a CDS encoding 3-oxoacyl-ACP reductase — translation MTTSNKVAIVTGAGSGVGRYAALALLGEGYSVALAGRRSEQLEETANMAGENIASALPIATDVTKPDEVVALFSKTKAEFGRLDLLFNNAGMGAPPVPLEDLTYEQWSNVVAVNLTGSFLCTQEAFXLMKGQNPQGGRIINNGSVSAHAPRPFSSPYTSTKHAVTGLTKSTSLDGRQYNIACGQIDIGNAATDMTARMKNGVPQANGETMIEPTMDVDNVSQAILYMASRPPDANAQFLTIMATKMPYLGRG, via the coding sequence ATGACTACGTCTAACAAGGTTGCAATAGTAACAGGAGCGGGATCTGGTGTAGGACGATACGCAGCATTGGCATTATTGGGAGAAGGTTATTCCGTAGCCTTAGCAGGCCGTAGATCCGAACAACTTGAAGAAACGGCAAATATGGCAGGTGAAAATATTGCATCGGCTCTACCTATAGCAACCGATGTAACTAAACCCGACGAGGTAGTGGCCCTATTCTCAAAAACTAAAGCAGAGTTTGGACGCCTTGACCTCTTGTTTAACAATGCCGGCATGGGCGCCCCACCTGTACCACTTGAGGATTTGACCTATGAGCAATGGTCTAATGTTGTGGCAGTAAATCTAACAGGCTCCTTTTTGTGCACCCAAGAAGCATTTANGCTAATGAAAGGGCAAAACCCACAAGGTGGCCGAATCATAAATAATGGATCCGTTTCAGCACATGCGCCTCGTCCGTTCTCTTCGCCTTATACCTCAACAAAACACGCTGTAACGGGATTGACCAAATCTACATCTCTAGATGGAAGGCAATATAATATTGCTTGTGGCCAAATAGATATTGGAAACGCAGCTACTGATATGACCGCTCGCATGAAAAATGGAGTTCCTCAAGCGAATGGAGAAACTATGATAGAACCTACAATGGACGTAGATAATGTTTCTCAAGCGATACTGTATATGGCCAGCCGACCTCCAGATGCAAATGCGCAGTTTCTNACTATTATGGCNACGAAAATGCCGTATTTAGGTAGAGGCTGA
- a CDS encoding 3-hydroxyacyl-CoA dehydrogenase, whose product MELKNSHAIITGGASGLGAATASKVIDRGGKVTIIDLDEQRAAATVEKLGAENSRYWAMDVTDEEGINRTIEAAKEEFGEISLLANCAGIGSPGRIIGKKGVLALKDYAKVISVNLIGSFNVLKAVAASMQNNDTDDDGCRGLIVNTASVAGYEGQVGQVAYSSSKGGIIGLTLPAARDLAQYGIRVVTIAPGLFDTPMMDGLPADVQESLAKGTPFPQRLGKATEYAELLISVFDNNMINGETIRLXGAVRLAPR is encoded by the coding sequence GTGGAACTGAAAAATAGTCATGCAATCATTACCGGTGGCGCCTCTGGTTTAGGCGCTGCTACCGCAAGCAAGGTTATTGATAGAGGCGGAAAGGTAACCATCATAGACTTAGACGAGCAACGAGCNGCTGCAACAGTCGAAAAACTNGGCGCGGAAAACTCCCGTTACTGGGCCATGGACGTAACAGATGAGGAGGGTATCAACAGAACTATTGAGGCCGCAAAGGAAGAATTCGGGGAAATTTCTCTTCTGGCCAATTGTGCTGGCATAGGAAGCCCTGGGAGAATCATAGGAAAAAAGGGTGTTCTCGCCTTAAAAGACTATGCAAAGGTAATCTCNGTTAACTTAATTGGCTCCTTCAATGTCCTAAAAGCTGTAGCAGCCTCAATGCAAAATAACGATACCGATGACGATGGTTGTAGGGGCCTAATAGTAAATACCGCTTCTGTAGCTGGCTACGAAGGACAAGTTGGACAGGTGGCCTACTCATCATCCAAAGGAGGCATAATTGGCCTTACACTCCCCGCTGCCCGAGACCTTGCTCAATATGGGATTAGAGTGGTCACTATAGCACCTGGACTTTTTGACACACCTATGATGGATGGCCTGCCAGCTGATGTTCAAGAATCTCTGGCCAAAGGAACCCCCTTCCCTCAGCGTCTAGGTAAAGCAACCGAATATGCTGAATTACTTATTTCGGTATTCGATAACAACATGATAAACGGAGAAACTATTCGACTCNACGGTGCGGTACGCCTAGCCCCCCGCTAG
- a CDS encoding phosphotransferase family protein has protein sequence MARDFNYEGLTETIPVRDAHQIDVGLLSEYLRGKLDGLSDALEVVQMRAGQSNPTYLLASGKMEWVLRKKPPGELXPSAHAVEREYRVQEALYSTDVPVARMLHLCENSEIIGTPFYIMERMKGRVFHVNSVPDVSREERSLIISAMNDVLARIHSVDWQECGLESFGKPGNYYTRQVGRWSKQWELSKQAEIPEMEKVIDWLKANIPADDETTVVHGDYRLGNMMFHSTKPEVIAVFDWELSTLGHPLGDLAYNLLPYFNAADEFNGVKGLDHEKLGIPHLQDYVEEYCVRTNRAKFDLTFYMVFSLFRSAAIAEGIAARAASGIASSENAMEVGAMTRSYAVKAWDLVEAEGLS, from the coding sequence ATGGCAAGAGATTTCAATTACGAGGGATTAACTGAGACCATCCCTGTCCGTGATGCTCATCAGATAGATGTTGGGCTTCTTTCGGAGTACCTTCGGGGTAAATTGGATGGGCTTTCTGATGCCCTTGAGGTAGTGCAAATGCGTGCGGGCCAGTCAAACCCTACCTATTTATTGGCGTCGGGTAAGATGGAGTGGGTGCTGCGCAAAAAACCGCCAGGGGAACTTTTNCCTTCTGCTCATGCGGTAGAGAGAGAGTATCGTGTGCAAGAAGCACTTTACTCTACGGATGTTCCTGTGGCGCGCATGCTTCACTTGTGTGAAAACTCAGAAATTATTGGGACCCCTTTTTATATCATGGAGCGCATGAAGGGCCGGGTTTTTCACGTAAACTCAGTCCCAGATGTTAGCAGGGAAGAGCGTAGTCTCATAATAAGTGCGATGAACGATGTCCTGGCTCGTATACACAGTGTTGATTGGCAAGAGTGTGGTCTAGAAAGTTTTGGGAAACCAGGAAATTATTATACGCGGCAGGTGGGTCGCTGGAGCAAGCAATGGGAGTTGTCCAAACAGGCCGAGATACCTGAAATGGAAAAAGTAATCGATTGGTTAAAGGCCAATATTCCAGCAGATGATGAGACTACAGTGGTACATGGAGATTATCGGCTTGGAAATATGATGTTTCATTCAACAAAGCCAGAAGTAATTGCTGTGTTTGATTGGGAATTGTCGACTTTGGGTCATCCGCTTGGGGATCTAGCTTATAATCTCCTGCCCTATTTTAATGCAGCAGATGAGTTCAATGGCGTTAAGGGATTAGATCATGAGAAGTTAGGTATTCCGCACCTGCAGGACTATGTGGAAGAGTATTGCGTTAGAACTAATCGGGCAAAATTTGATTTAACGTTTTACATGGTTTTTTCCCTATTTCGAAGTGCTGCAATTGCTGAAGGGATAGCGGCTCGTGCGGCAAGTGGAATTGCAAGTAGTGAGAATGCAATGGAGGTTGGGGCTATGACCCGCTCCTATGCGGTAAAAGCATGGGATCTGGTGGAAGCGGAAGGACTTAGTTAA
- a CDS encoding NAD kinase: MDQHKIRFVASDTPNAQKSLKTLKKLHGNAAPDEATVIVALGGDGFMIETLHQYIDHDIPIYGMNQGTVGFLMNAYKTADLPKRVSEAQPANLYPLKMTAECEDGKVIEGLAINEVSLIRESRYAAKVEISVDGRTRLEELICDGVMTATPAGSTAYNFSAHGPILPLSSRLLSLTPICAFRPRRWRGALLPETSTVRLRILEPEKRPVSATADYTEARRVKQVSIRQEKVRTIQLLFDSEHDLEERILSEQFQS, encoded by the coding sequence ATGGATCAACACAAAATACGATTTGTCGCATCGGATACCCCGAATGCNCAAAAGTCTCTAAAGACCCTCAAGAAACTGCATGGAAATGCCGCCCCCGACGAGGCCACCGTCATTGTGGCCTTGGGTGGTGATGGCTTCATGATAGAAACACTCCACCAATACATAGATCATGACATTCCTATCTATGGAATGAACCAGGGAACGGTTGGTTTTCTAATGAATGCTTACAAAACCGCAGATCTACCTAAACGGGTCAGCGAAGCACAACCAGCCAATCTATATCCATTGAAAATGACTGCAGAGTGCGAGGATGGCAAAGTCATTGAAGGTCTCGCCATCAACGAGGTCTCACTGATCAGGGAAAGTAGATACGCAGCCAAGGTCGAGATTTCTGTCGACGGCCGAACCCGATTAGAGGAATTAATTTGCGATGGGGTAATGACCGCAACACCCGCTGGGAGTACTGCCTACAACTTCTCAGCGCATGGACCTATTCTTCCTCTTAGCTCGCGTCTACTCTCACTCACTCCTATTTGCGCATTTCGGCCAAGACGCTGGCGCGGGGCACTTCTTCCCGAGACCAGCACCGTACGTCTGCGCATTTTAGAGCCGGAGAAACGTCCCGTTAGCGCGACAGCGGATTATACTGAGGCACGTCGTGTGAAACAGGTCTCAATCAGACAAGAGAAGGTGCGGACCATACAATTGCTTTTCGACTCTGAACACGACCTTGAAGAGCGTATCTTAAGTGAGCAATTCCAATCATAA
- a CDS encoding acyl-CoA dehydrogenase, whose amino-acid sequence MDNFIDLPSGDDLVNPAIPLRENFSEIREAVRALCAKFPGSYWRKKDQERSYPEEFVSALTAAGYLGALIPEQYGGSGLPISAASAILEEVHRAGCNGAACHAQMYMMGTVLRHGSAQQKQQFLPEIASGDLRLQAFGVTEPNTGSDTTRLRTLAIRDGNEYVVNGQKIWTSRAEYSDLLLLLARTTPLEETQSRREGLSVFLVDMRSVEGLEIRPIRTMINHATTELFFTDMRIPADSLIGEEGQGFSYILDGMNAERILIGSESIGDARFFIERATQYAKDRDIFGGPIGKNQGIQFPIARAYANMAAARLMVFKASALFEAGEAAGPSANMAKLLAGDAAWEAADMCMQTFGGFGFAEEYDIERKFRESRLYQIAPISTNMILGYIGQHVLGLPRSY is encoded by the coding sequence ATGGACAATTTTATTGATCTTCCTTCGGGCGATGACTTAGTTAACCCTGCTATTCCGCTCAGGGAAAATTTTTCAGAAATTAGGGAAGCTGTCCGGGCCCTCTGTGCAAAATTCCCTGGATCTTACTGGCGAAAAAAGGACCAGGAGCGAAGTTATCCGGAAGAATTTGTGTCGGCCCTGACGGCTGCGGGTTATCTTGGGGCGTTGATCCCTGAGCAGTATGGAGGAAGTGGCCTTCCGATAAGTGCTGCCTCTGCAATTTTGGAGGAAGTTCATCGTGCTGGCTGTAATGGGGCCGCTTGCCATGCTCAAATGTATATGATGGGTACGGTGCTGCGTCATGGCTCCGCACAACAGAAGCAACAATTTCTGCCAGAGATAGCGTCGGGTGATCTCCGCCTTCAAGCTTTTGGNGTAACCGAACCTAATACGGGCTCAGATACCACGCGACTACGTACGTTGGCGATCCGGGACGGAAATGAATATGTGGTAAACGGGCAAAAGATTTGGACAAGCAGAGCTGAGTATTCAGATTTATTACTTCTTTTAGCACGCACAACTCCGTTGGAGGAGACACAGTCGCGTCGGGAAGGACTCTCCGTGTTTTTAGTGGACATGCGGTCCGTTGAGGGGCTTGAGATACGCCCTATCAGAACTATGATTAACCACGCTACCACGGAATTATTTTTTACCGATATGAGAATACCTGCTGATAGCCTTATCGGTGAGGAAGGGCAGGGGTTTAGTTACATCTTGGATGGGATGAATGCTGAGCGGATTTTAATCGGGAGCGAGTCCATAGGGGACGCAAGATTTTTTATTGAACGTGCGACACAATACGCTAAGGACCGAGATATTTTTGGCGGTCCTATTGGTAAAAATCAAGGAATCCAATTTCCAATAGCAAGGGCTTATGCGAACATGGCAGCTGCACGGTTAATGGTATTTAAGGCGTCAGCATTGTTTGAGGCAGGGGAAGCAGCGGGTCCTTCAGCAAACATGGCCAAGCTGTTGGCGGGGGATGCTGCCTGGGAGGCAGCAGACATGTGCATGCAGACATTTGGTGGCTTTGGATTTGCCGAAGAATATGACATTGAACGCAAGTTTCGCGAAAGTCGTCTCTATCAAATCGCTCCAATTTCCACCAATATGATCTTAGGTTATATCGGGCAGCATGTTTTGGGCCTGCCACGGTCGTATTAA